A window of Patagioenas fasciata isolate bPatFas1 chromosome 5, bPatFas1.hap1, whole genome shotgun sequence contains these coding sequences:
- the GLRX5 gene encoding glutaredoxin-related protein 5, mitochondrial, with protein MSGVLRAAWRVAAAAARGQAGRALSQAASESGGAEGGGSGSREAVERLVRAHPVVVFMKGSPEQPLCGFSNAVVQILRLHGVEDYRAHDVLQDPDLRQGIKNYSNWPTIPQVYLNGEFVGGCDILLQMHQNGDLVEELKKLGIRSALLDAEKDQDKK; from the exons ATGAGTGGGGTGCTGCGCGCGGCCTGGCGCGTGGCAGCCGCCGCCGCGCGGGGTCAGGCCGGGCGGGCGCTGAGCCAGGCGGCCTCCGAGAGCGGCGGGGCCGAGGGCGGCGGCTCGGGGTCGCGGGAGGCGGTGGAGCGGCTGGTGCGGGCGCACCCGGTGGTGGTGTTCATGAAGGGCAGCCCAGAGCAGCCGCTCTGCGGCTTCAGCAACGCCGTCGTGCAGATCCTGCGCCTGCACGGCGTGGAGGACTACCGTGCCCACGACGTCCTGCAGGACCCCGACCTCCGCCAAG GAATAAAAAATTACTCCAACTGGCCAACCATCCCACAAGTATACCTCAACGGTGAATTCGTTGGTGGCTGTGACATACTCCTCCAGATGCATCAGAATGGAGATCTtgtagaagagctgaagaagttAGGAATCCGTTCAGCGCTTCTGGATGCAGAAAAAGACCAAGACAAAAAGTGA